The following coding sequences lie in one Apium graveolens cultivar Ventura chromosome 1, ASM990537v1, whole genome shotgun sequence genomic window:
- the LOC141659728 gene encoding uncharacterized protein LOC141659728 gives MATKPLTTEAIAITEKKMDMTLDDIIKMSKNNTSKPKRQQRLPNKSQNIMSNAPLDKSVKLRSYMDSRSSLRQATLAKRRSNFQGNQFPLAAEHARKAFVAPIRNKPFSQSRARNMTTPRVEAVPVQKRAGYGGLVVKHSLQQVKVLPNQRPRTLDSLFANMKEERMRTMSQQTNGRTRIMSQQTNGRMRIMSQQTNGGRRNGGGHQRQHFGRGYYGN, from the exons ATGGCAACTAAACCATTAACAACGGAGGCAATTGCTATCACAGAGAAGAAAATGGACATGACATTAG ATGATATTATCAAGATGTCCAAAAACAACACCAGTAAACCCAAGAGGCAGCAGAGACTTCCA AATAAAAGTCAAAATATTATGAGTAATGCCCCTTTAGATAAATCAGTAAAGTTGCGAAGTTACATGGACTCAAGATCTTCACTTAGACAG GCTACTCTTGCTAAGAGAAGATCAAATTTCCAGGGAAACCAGTTTCCCTTGGCTGCTGAGCATGCTCGTAAGGCTTTTGTTGCACCTATTCGAAATAAACCTTTCAGCCAAAGCAGGGCAAGGAATATGACAACTCCAAG GGTTGAAGCTGTACCAGTTCAGAAAAGGGCTGGATATGGAGGCCTTGTTGTGAAG CATTCCCTGCAGCAGGTGAAGGTGTTGCCCAATCAAAGGCCTCGAACGCTGGACTCACTGTTTGCTAACATGAAGGAAGAGAGGATGAGGACCATGTCCCAACAGACCAATGGCAGAACGAGGATCATGTCCCAACAGACTAATGGCAGAATGAGGATCATGTCCCAACAGACTAATGGCGGAAGAAGGAATGGAGGTGGCCATCAAAGGCAGCATTTCGGTAGAGGCTACTATGGGAATTAA